Proteins encoded in a region of the Amphiprion ocellaris isolate individual 3 ecotype Okinawa chromosome 21, ASM2253959v1, whole genome shotgun sequence genome:
- the LOC111565848 gene encoding uncharacterized protein LOC111565848, whose amino-acid sequence MDNTYTSTPNGGHTAVSRVLLLLFLTGLQPALSSQGAQTQPPNSLTVEIIGPNHVTVGVPSSIICVSNCPKCTYSMSLDGQTAQGQGNELAFTVNSWVEALTVKCTVTEDTNKTTKKAEKEQKIQVLAGPANVSITGPDLMNPTVSHTYSCHAYCRPSCNYTWRADKGPWIRGQGNVISVTPQEMDNSKSLTCKATNSVSGLYVTATRNFAVMTGPSQVQIKGPDIIEIAERYKFECAAECHPSCRYVSSVDGQAVRGNVIEMSVDEPLKSVTLKCEVQNTASRKTATALKTVQIKGSDNKSTRPGETLALLLLAFILSAAFAL is encoded by the exons ATGGATAATACCTACACATCTACACCAAACGGAGGACACACAGCTGTCAGCAgagttttgttgctgctgtttctgacAG GTCTTCAGCCAGCACTGTCTTCTCAGGGAGCGCAGACTCAGCCACCAAACA GCTTGACGGTAGAAATCATCGGACCGAACCATGTCACTGTGGGTGTGCCAAGCAGCATTATATGTGTTTCCAACTGCCCTAAATGTACCTACTCCATGTCTCTGGACGGACAGACGGCCCAGGGTCAGGGCAACGAGCTAGCCTTCACTGTTAACAGCTGGGTGGAGGCTTTAACAGTGAAATGTACAGTCACAGAAGATACCAACAAGACTACtaagaaagcagaaaaagaacagaaaatccaGGTGCTAG CTGGACCTGCCAACGTCTCCATCACAGGCCCTGATTTGATGAATCCCACAGTGAGCCACACCTACAGCTGCCATGCCTACTGTCGGCCATCTTGTAATTACACCTGGAGGGCAGATAAAGGCCCATGGATTCGTGGTCAAGGCAACGTTATTTCCGTCACGCCTCAGGAGATGGACAACTCCAAATCTCTCACCTGCAAAGCCACCAATAGCGTTTCTGGGCTGTATGTCACTGCTACTCGAAACTTTGCTGTGATGA CCGGTCCATCGCAGGTCCAGATCAAAGGCCCCGACATTATAGAAATTGCGGAACGGTATAAATTCGAGTGTGCTGCTGAATGTCACCCTTCGTGTCGCTACGTGTCGTCCGTGGACGGTCAGGCTGTGAGGGGAAATGTGATTGAGATGTCTGTGGATGAGCCGCTTAAGTCGGTCACTCTCAAGTGCGAGGTTCAAAACACTGCTTCAAGGAAGACAGCAACAGCCTTAAAAACCGTACAAATAAAAG GGTCTGATAATAAGTCCACACGTCCTGGAGAAACGTTGGCTTTGCTGCTGTTAGCTTTCATCCTTTCAGCTGCCTTTGCACTGTGA
- the LOC118470013 gene encoding hemicentin-1-like, translating into MVHHAAALLLLLLTWPAGFSASETEQSGHVEATSYGPSSVQISGVDIVTVGILYGFQCSANCYPDCQFTWTENNVTSEGSELSLKLLQVEPMLVLTCKAVNSATGESVSVQKTLQVTAGPSNIQISGPAYLSATGASKYTCSADCYPSCSYTWKVLVDNEVFSTSQGDTISITPPTSTVNSETVICQAQDTVSQLYISTIQKLYVATLSDISISGDSTVTMGEQYTFICFAQCIPPCTFIWSYMGKIFQGDKVQIPILNQGQMPNKESRIEITVSDSSTTESLTCQASNSGTHQTITATKNLTVIDPISVRPSSQALPVADKSFTLQCVGSQNPASIMWLKNKQPMMASERISFSVDNSSVTFSPLLQTDDGLYQCVVSEVDTPIKSVGYQMQVDYGPSSVVISGVDVVTVGILYGFQCLANCYPTCTFTWIWGNSTSDGSEFSLKLSELQSAQNLTCTAVNPATRESLTAQKTLQVTAGPSNIQIVGPTFLTAGVRSNFSCSAHCFPSCSYSWTGVSIEGEFSSEQGSTISITPTNTTTFENLTCKAQDTVSQQYILRSLALLVAIGPTKMEMVKPNNALVAEVLYILPGSTTELQCLADCFPTCSITWFYNNTLLATNASILFTPDTSQYKAALTCVASNPLSKENKTAETTVVVSDGPKDVVISGPNSLEIGVTSSFKCSAECTPSCSFTWTLYGNNVKGDVIDITVNRHISSESISCRAENTVTKRTATVNETLSVSEPQWCGC; encoded by the exons ATGGTTCATCACGCAGCTgcactgctgctactgctgctcaCCTGGCCGGCAG GCTTTTCTGCCAGTGAAACTGAGCAGAGTGGACATGTGGAGGCCACCTCAT ATGGGCCGTCCTCAGTGCAGATCAGTGGGGTTGACATTGTTACAGTGGGGATTCTTTACGGTTTCCAGTGTTCAGCCAACTGCTACCCGGACTGCCAGTTCACCTGGACTGAGAATAATGTGACCTCTGAGGGTTCAGAACTGAgcctgaagctgctgcaggtagAACCAATGCTGGTTCTCACCTGTAAAGCTGTCAACTCTGCAACAGGGGAGTCGGTCAGTGTCCAGAAGACGCTGCAAGTGACGG CTGGACCATCCAACATCCAGATCAGTGGTCCGGCCTACCTCAGTGCCACTGGTGCTTCCAAATACACCTGCTCAGCTGACTGCTACCCGTCATGCAGCTACACCTGGAAGGTTTTGGTAGACAACGAGGTTTTCAGCACCTCACAAGGCGACACTATTTCCATAACTCCACCTACTTCTACTGTTAATTCTGAAACTGTAATCTGCCAAGCTCAGGACACTGTCTCACAACTTTACATCTCCACCATTCAGAAGCTGTATGTGGCAA CTTTATCTGACATCAGCATCTCCGGTGACAGCACAGTGACGATGGGCGAACAGTACACCTTCATATGCTTCGCTCAGTGCATCCCTCCCTGCACGTTCATCTGGAGCTACATGGGGAAGATTTTCCAGGGTGACAAAGTCCAGATACCCATCCTGAACCAGGGGCAGATGCCAAACAAGGAGAGTCGCATTGAGATCACTGTCAGCGACTCTTCTACAACTGAATCTCTCACCTGTCAGGCCTCAAACTCAGGGACGCATCAAACCATCACTGCAACCAAGAACCTCACTGTCATTG ATCCCATCTCAGTTCGTCCCTCCTCTCAGGCTCTACCGGTAGCAGATAAATCCTTCACCCTGCAGTGCGTCGGATCGCAGAATCCAGCCTCCATCATGTGGCTGAAGAACAAACAGCCAATGATGGCTTCAGAAAGAATTAGTTTCTCTGTTGACAACAGCTCAGTGACCTTCAGtcctctgctgcagacagacgATGGTTTATACCAGTGCGTGGTTTCAGAAGTCGACACTCCGATTAAGTCTGTTGGCTACCAGATGCAAGTAGACT ATGGACCGTCCTCAGTGGTGATCAGTGGGGTCGATGTGGTGACTGTGGGGATACTTTATGGTTTCCAGTGCTTAGCCAACTGTTACCCCACCTGTACGTTCACCTGGATCTGGGGAAACTCGACCTCTGACGGCTCTGAGTTCAGCCTGAAGCTCAGTGAACTGCAGTCAGCACAGAACCTGACCTGCACGGCTGTAAATCCTGCTACCAGAGAATCACTCACTGCTCAGAAGACGCTGCAAGTCACAG CCGGACCGTCCAACATCCAGATCGTCGGTCCAACCTTCCTCACTGCAGGAGTTAGGTCCAACTTTAGCTGCTCTGCTCACTGCTTCCCCTCCTGCAGCTACTCCTGGACTGGTGTCTCCATAGAAGGAGAATTCAGCTCTGAACAAGGAAGCACAATCTCCATCACTCCGACAAACACCACCACCTTTGAGAATCTCACCTGCAAGGCTCAGGATACTGTGTCACAACAATACATCTTGAGGAGTCTGGCTCTGCTGGTGGCAA TTGGGCCAACTAAGATGGAGATGGTGAAACCCAACAATGCATTGGTGGCTGAGGTTCTGTACATTCTGCCTGGATCTACAACGGAGCTGCAGTGTTTGGCTGACTGCTTCCCCACCTGCTCCATCACCTGGTTTTACAACAACACACTCCTGGCCACAAACGCCTCCATACTGTTCACACCTGACACTTCTCAATACAAGGCTGCCCTCACCTGTGTGGCTTCTAACCCGCTgtcaaaggaaaacaaaacagctgagaCCACAGTTGTTGTTTCGG ATGGACCTAAAGACGTGGTCATTTCAGGGCCAAACTCTCTTGAAATCGGTGTCACATCGAGTTTTAAATGCTCGGCTGAGTGCACTCCGTCCTGCAGCTTCACGTGGACTCTGTACGGTAACAACGTAAAAGGTGATGTTATTGACATCACCGTGAACCGACACATTTCCAGCGAATCCATCAGTTGCCGGGCTGAGAACACAGTCACCAAGAGGACGGCGACGGTCAACGAGACGCTCAGTGTGTCAG agCCTCAATGGTGCGGCTGTTGA